The Bernardetia litoralis DSM 6794 genome includes a window with the following:
- the rfbA gene encoding glucose-1-phosphate thymidylyltransferase RfbA — protein MKGIILAGGSGTRLHPLTLVMSKQLLPVYDKPMIYYPLSVLMQAGIKDILIITTPHDNPNFVNLLGDGSKFGCNFEYAIQEVPNGLAQAFVIGEKFIGNDSVALILGDNIFYGTGLKETLKKSQDPTGGIVFAYHVADPERYGVVEFDKDKKAISIEEKPLKPKSNFAVPGLYFYDNDVIEIAKTLEPSPRGEYEITDINKHYLEKGKLSVEIMDRGTAWLDTGTFRSLMQAGQFVEVIEARQDLKVGCIEEIAYQEGFISAQQLEELAKPLVKSGYGSYLLKILAQEKEFGK, from the coding sequence ATGAAAGGAATTATTTTAGCAGGAGGTTCAGGCACACGTTTGCACCCTCTGACACTCGTAATGAGCAAACAACTTTTGCCTGTCTATGACAAACCAATGATTTATTATCCTCTTTCGGTTTTGATGCAAGCTGGAATTAAGGATATTTTGATAATCACGACACCACACGACAACCCCAATTTTGTCAATCTGTTGGGAGATGGTTCAAAATTTGGCTGCAACTTCGAATATGCAATTCAAGAAGTGCCAAATGGACTTGCACAAGCCTTTGTAATTGGTGAAAAATTTATCGGAAATGATAGCGTTGCTCTTATTTTGGGAGATAATATTTTTTATGGAACTGGCTTAAAAGAAACTCTCAAAAAGAGCCAAGACCCAACTGGAGGAATTGTTTTTGCCTATCACGTAGCCGACCCAGAAAGATATGGAGTGGTAGAATTTGATAAAGACAAAAAGGCAATTTCTATTGAAGAAAAACCATTAAAACCAAAATCAAACTTTGCAGTTCCAGGGCTTTATTTTTATGATAATGATGTCATTGAAATTGCCAAAACATTAGAACCTTCGCCACGAGGAGAATACGAAATTACAGATATCAACAAACATTATTTAGAAAAAGGAAAACTTTCTGTTGAGATAATGGACAGAGGAACAGCTTGGCTAGATACTGGAACTTTTCGCTCACTGATGCAAGCAGGACAGTTTGTAGAAGTAATTGAGGCAAGACAAGATTTGAAAGTTGGTTGTATTGAAGAGATTGCCTACCAAGAAGGTTTTATCTCTGCTCAACAATTAGAAGAACTTGCTAAACCATTAGTAAAAAGTGGTTATGGTTCTTATCTTTTGAAGATTTTAGCACAAGAGAAAGAGTTTGGAAAGTAA
- a CDS encoding LiaF domain-containing protein has product MKTTYGLPAKREELIDVLNTAFAEQNLDDEEYENRIKEALNAKCIEELEVIVFDFPREIKDKLFPTSIVTQKSDFPPAAFSSSTKPITNSRSDLTNFFPSRSLKAIFTTDKELVPILTEKSIHFQAVFGTQKVDFRNCRFEGNRFRIDVDSIFAETTLDLRNQDLAGKHIDIFIKGVFNEIKIYIPTGGIVQKNTNLIFGDYSIKDKKNGFMNQINKFLGNETSQTESINFTITLHGNIFLGAVKVIY; this is encoded by the coding sequence ATGAAAACTACCTACGGATTACCTGCCAAAAGAGAAGAACTTATAGATGTTTTGAATACAGCTTTTGCTGAACAAAATTTAGATGATGAAGAGTATGAAAACCGAATAAAAGAAGCTCTAAATGCAAAATGTATTGAAGAATTAGAAGTAATTGTTTTTGATTTTCCGAGAGAAATAAAAGATAAATTATTTCCAACTTCTATTGTAACTCAAAAATCAGACTTTCCTCCTGCTGCTTTTTCATCTTCTACTAAACCAATTACTAATTCTCGTTCAGATTTAACAAATTTTTTTCCCTCTAGAAGTTTAAAAGCTATTTTTACTACTGATAAGGAATTAGTGCCTATCTTGACTGAAAAGTCAATTCATTTTCAAGCTGTTTTTGGAACGCAAAAAGTAGATTTTAGAAACTGTCGCTTCGAAGGAAATCGTTTTAGAATAGATGTAGATAGTATTTTTGCAGAAACAACTTTAGACTTGAGAAATCAAGATTTGGCAGGAAAACACATTGATATTTTTATAAAAGGTGTATTCAATGAAATAAAAATTTATATTCCTACTGGTGGAATAGTTCAGAAAAATACAAATCTTATTTTTGGGGACTATTCTATAAAAGATAAAAAAAATGGTTTTATGAATCAAATAAACAAATTTTTAGGAAACGAAACTTCTCAAACTGAATCTATTAATTTTACTATTACTTTACATGGAAATATATTTTTGGGAGCTGTAAAAGTAATTTATTAA